Proteins encoded together in one Telopea speciosissima isolate NSW1024214 ecotype Mountain lineage chromosome 4, Tspe_v1, whole genome shotgun sequence window:
- the LOC122659147 gene encoding WAT1-related protein At4g30420-like gives MGRLEDYKPVMAMVVLQFTYATLALFTRATLLQGMNPKVFVVYRQAIATLVIAPVAYFSDRRKTNRSSMGLRSFSLIFVASLIGVAINQNLYFEGIYLASSSIGSAMSNLVPGITFLMATIVGLEKVRIRSLRSMAKVVGTAVCVGGAVSMALLRGPKLLNTSIFPFQDLTLSSGGGENWLMGCLFLFASSCCWSIWLILQVPMSAGYPDHLSLSAWMCFLATLQSATLAFFLEPDPSAWTLHSISEIASCIYAGVIGSAISFYVQSWCISQRGPLFSAMFNPLCTVMVTIFACILLHEELFTGSLAGSFAVVVGLYFVLWGKAKDLEEIKGEVGPIHDTMKTVTILIDEPLKESGKLDLEEPLLAHDKSSDVNIESQRNQ, from the exons ATGGGTCGTTTAGAAGATTACAAGCCTGTGATGGCCATGGTGGTACTGCAGTTCACCTATGCAACTCTAGCTCTCTTCACCAGAGCTACCCTTTTGCAGGGAATGAATCCCAAGGTTTTTGTTGTTTACAGGCAAGCAATAGCTACTTTGGTCATAGCACCTGTAGCTTATTTTTCTGACAG GAGAAAGACAAACAGGAGTTCTATGGGATTGagaagcttttctttgatttttgttgcttCTCTTATTGG TGTGGCAATCAATCAGAACCTCTATTTTGAAGGTATTTATCTGGCCTCATCATCTATAGGAAGTGCCATGTCAAATCTGGTCCCTGGAATCACATTTCTGATGGCAACTATTGTAGG ATTAGAGAAAGTACGTATTAGAAGCCTAAGAAGCATGGCTAAGGTAGTAGGGACAGCAGTATGTGTTGGTGGAGCTGTTTCCATGGCATTGTTAAGAGGCCCAAAGCTCCTAAATACTTCAATATTCCCATTCCAAGACCTAACTCTGAGTTCAGGAGGAGGTGAGAATTGGCTAATGGgttgtctctttctctttgcaAGTAGTTGTTGCTGGTCAATTTGGCTTATTTTACAG GTCCCAATGTCTGCTGGCTATCCTGACCACTTATCATTGTCTGCTTGGATGTGCTTCTTGGCAACACTACAATCAGCAACACTTGCTTtcttcttagaaccagacccaagtGCATGGACTCTACATTCTATTTCTGAGATCGCATCTTGCATCTATGCT GGAGTCATAGGATCCgcaatttctttttatgttcAGTCATGGTGTATTTCACAAAGAGGGCCTCTCTTCTCGGCAATGTTCAATCCTCTTTGCACTGTTATGGTTACCATTTTCGCTTGTATACTTCTTCATGAGGAACTTTTCACTGGAAG TTTGGCAGGTTCTTTTGCTGTGGTGGTTGGTTTATATTTTGTGCTTTGGGGTAAAGCTAAGGATCTTGAAGAGATCAAAGGAGAG GTGGGGCCAATACACGATACAATGAAGACTGTGACAATCTTGATTGATGAACCCTTGAAAGAGAGTGGTAAATTAGATTTGGAGGAGCCCCTTTTGGCTCATGATAAATCTTCTGATGTGAATATTGAAAGTCAAAGGAACCAATAG